The Silene latifolia isolate original U9 population chromosome X, ASM4854445v1, whole genome shotgun sequence genome contains the following window.
ATATTGGTAGATGCAGTTTGTGACATGGCGGTAGCTAGTTGTGATGTTGTTTTTGCTCAGGGGTTTTTGGCTGCGGTGTTGGGGTCGACACTTTTTGTCGATAAATCAGGTGATAGGTTACGTATTCAGTTGTTTCCCTTAGTGACTAATACTGATTGTGTACACCACTACGCTTGGGGAGCCGGTGTACTAGCCTTCATATACCGACAGTTGGGTGTGGCTTCACGTGCTGGTGTGAAGACTATTGGTGGTTGCTTGACTTTGTTGCAATCGTGGATCTATGAGTATTTTCCTATGTTCAGACCCGGTCCACCTTTGGTCATTGACCCTACTCAGCCTCGGTCGTGTTCTTGGAGATCCATTGGTCCCTTCGCTCAAAATGCggagaaattgttggagtatcgGAGGTTGTTAGATGGGCTTACTTATGCTACCATTAGGTGGGATCCGTACGGGCCGCGTCAGGAGGAGTATCATCCTCGTACTCTGTTTGCCGGTTGTGTTCATTTCATGGACATAGCCAAGCCGTACCAGACTGATCGGTGTTTACGACAGTTTGGGTATGTGCAGATAATACCCAATCCCATTATGAGAACGGTAGCGCATCGTCCTGCTTCGGAGATAGGGTACGAGGTTAGTGTCGGGGCAGAATCGatctaattgttcaaaatttaccagTTCTAATTTCTCGTCTTGAATTAGTGGTTCCCATTGCCACTGTATGGCACATGCTTGAAGAGCCTCCAATTGGTAGCCTTTgtataattttaaccggaaacccggatcatgttctaactccagcagttagagatgaggttgtttctgatgaagcagtaaacgagaagatgtgggagtttcgcaGGTTAAGAAGTGATCTCTTTACATATTTTGAGCGCATCCTCACCGTGATCGATTACCCAAGATTATCAGACTTATGTGTCGGTAGAGTGCTGAACCTAGGAAATGTTTATCTCTACATCAGTGATTTGTTGACTCAATATATGGctacccaacctgaagaaattgaggttcaagatcatgaagaagataaggaatcgtcatcttcatcttcggaagataattaagtttgATAGTggtttaattatgttatgttttatTTAATATCGTTgtatgggtttagggtttgaggtttggggtttagggtttagggtttgaggtttggggtttagggtttagtgtttagggtttggggtttgagggttggggtttagggtttagttatgttttaattatgttttaagtGGTTTATATAATGTCGTTGTATTTCAAATTaaggaatgttttaattaaattatgttaaattatgttttaaggattgttttaattaaattacgttttaagtcatttaattaaatttcgttgcatattaaattaaattacccaAGACATTTAATCggataaataaattataaactacaataatcggataaataaaatataaggtacaatattcggataaataaaaaaaaaaactaagatCCGGTCTCGAAACTGCGCCATAAAGATAGCTGATGTCGATACATGCCACTATAATGAGCTACGCTTTCATCATGTACCCAACAAGGGGCTATTGGAGGCATAGGTGACAAGGGGCGTACCCGGAGCCTCAGATAGAGGTTTCCCGCATGTAATACCCATAAGACACCATATGGGGTACGTACTCCGGTGGGGGCTCGTAAAGGCAAATAAGTATGACTACCATTCCAATGTCGGTGACCTTCTTGATCGTCCCATGAATAAATACAACATATCACTCAATTGTACATCGTAGCATAACCATATAGATCGAAAATGTCCATCCAATGACCCGAGCCACACGGTATCTGATCCATAAATGTAATTCTAGCTACCTCCGCATCAAATCTCACTGGGCCATAAATATGATCACTGTAAAGGGCACTACAGATTTCCCTAAGTAAATCTATTCTAGCCATCGTGAAATGAGATTGGTCACCCCGAACAGCATGTGAGAGAACTCGGAAACCACAATAACCGTCTCCGGAAGGATTATACGACGCTTCTAGATACTCGGTAAACCAGGAAGGCAAAAAGTCAAGATAAGGAAAGTACCTCGAATGACCAATAGTGTAGTCTACCTCAAGAGGTGCGCAATGCGATGTGCTGAAACTCCCCGTACTCGTGGTAGTAGTAGTAGACGGTGTACCGGGGCCCGTTTGAGTGGATCGGGGGGTACTAGACGGAGTAAAATGAACCATCGGAGTGGCACGGGGAGTAGTAGACGGAGTAACAGGAACCGTCGGAGTGGAACGGGGGGTACTAGACGGAGTTCGTTGGGAAGACGAGTTTCTTTGGGGCGTAGCTGTGCCTAATCGAACCCAAACTCGTGCATGCTCAACGGTGGACGGCTCTCTACGAGTTCCCATACTCGGACGTCCTCTAGGGTTCTCGTTCACCCGAGGCTCGTTTACATCCTCCTCATCCGGATGTATCTGAGAGTAAAGGGCATCGAACATGGATGATCTCATACTCGGATCTGCATTCCGAATTTCATCGAATAACTCCTCCAATCGATCATCGTCACAAGTCGACATTGCCTCGGAACCATCGTACTCCAactttctccaaaatgcatgtaacACATCAACAGGGACCCGAGATCCGTTTCTAGCAATGCGATGAAGTGAACAAGCACATATCAAACCAAGTGTAGTAGCCTTTACACAACCGCAATCGATCATCAAGGCATCTTCCGTCATCTTGGCACCTCTTTCGAATTCTCCACGCAATTCAATGATGGCATTCTTTGATATTTTATAAGAAAGTCTAGAAAATAATCGATGAATCCCCGTCAACCGCCTCGATCTAGATAACTCCAACGAGTGTCGGATCTCAACATGTTGCGTTTCCATCAAAGAATGAAACCGAATCCAGATGCTATCAATGGCCAGTTTCGCACTATTCAACCATCTCTTAAAATTCGCATGAGCCGACTCAACCCAGGATGTAGAAGTGTTCTCAAAATGAGTTATTTTGTTCGTTCTATACTTGGCCCATTTTTCCAagtgcgggaaccattgcctctaaatataagccgccactcccgcccattgccttgccaaattgcccCACGCCACATTAAACTTATCTTCGGTCTCCGCCTCGACAACCGCTTCAAACAAGTTACAAGTTATGTTCTTAGCCCAACTATCCCGACCCGTGATATCAAGTGTTTTCGTCTCCACGTTAGAATATATATGCCAAAGACATAGCAAGTGAGACGAATCCGGAAAAATAGTGGGAATCGCGTTCAACAAACCTGCCCCGCAATCAGTAACAATAGCATTAGGTTGAACGGCATCATTGAGAAGGGCCTTCAGTTTCCGTAAGACCCACAGATATCCATCCTCGGACTCATATTTCACAAGAGCATACGCGATGACAAAGCTCTTCCCGACGGGTGTGACTCCAACCATCtcaacaagcggaagacggtatAAATTTGTCTTGTACGTGGAATCGATCAGTACCACATAATAGTATGATCGAAACATCTTAACGGCTTCTGGATGAGCCATGAACACGTGGGTTAGCTCATCGGTCTCTTGATCAGTGACCCAATAATGAACGTACTTATGCTGAACCGCAAGTGCTAGCATCTGTTGTGCTGGGTTTCTCCCATCTCTTTCCTCGGCCCTTACTTTCTAAGAACGATTGTAGATTTGTTGCCGATTAGGTCTTGACTTTTCCGGATTCCGCTGATGCAAACCAGCACTAATAATTGCCGGTCTAACGTGAGCTCTAACTAGGGCATCGATATAAGCCAACTCCTCTTCATCAAACTTTGCAAAGTAACTttcgccgtcacaatacaacgttaAAGCATGATTATGAAACCCGGATCTCGTGACAAGCTTCCACTTATTCTCTTGTAATTCAACAACTTTCATTGAAAATTTGCATTTGCACCACGCGGTAACCGTGTTACCCCTCACTAAAGAATCGGCATCCTTATTTACGGAACCTCTTCCACCCATCCGACAAACAAAATAATCTTGTCTCAAATTCGTGTTACGACCAACTCTCTTGTTGCTTGCTCtttttataccaaacccgagtCGGAGTCCGATCTCATATGCCCAATTAAACGCTTCCATACTTGATGCAAAGAATCTGGTAGTCGTAAAATGATCTGAGTAATCAATACTGTCTCCATCGTTATTTACCTGCGCACGCATTtcaataaattagttaataattaattattttgtacgaaacgagtcggaaaaaataaaaaataaaaaaaatataatacaaagacggtaattaaatattttaattgttttatacaaaacgagtcggaaaaaataaagaaaaaaatataatataaagacggtaattaattattttaattgttttatacaaaacgagttgggaaaataaaaaataaaaaaaatataatacaagGACgggaattaattattttaattgttttatacaaaacgagtcggaaaaaattaaaaaaaatatatatatataagacggaaacaaaaaaaattaaaaaaaaaatacacgaaATGGGCTAGACGAAAGAATTTTTCGTCCAAAACAAGGCCTGGACTCTTCGTCCAGTATGGGCCTCGGACGAAGGAAATTTTGGTCCAGGCCTGGTGTTGGACGAAAAATTCTTTCGTCCAAGGCTCATACTGGACGAAGGGATTTTTCGTCCAACACCAGCCTTGGACGATTATTCTCTTCGTCCAGCCCATTtcgtgttatttttttttttccaattgcATTTTCGACTAAACCCGTCACGAATTCTATCATAATTCCGTCTACAAtcaaggcatctatcctaattcgggaatcaatcgataataaaacataaattttaGACAAAACTAAATCGTAAACTCACCTCGTTACTAGCTTCATTGTTGAAATCGTTCTcgttcatgttttttttttttaaaaaccgtcttttttttaaaaatattttagtaagacggtgacttgtgttttagtgagacggaaattgcatttgtgttttagtgagacggaaattgcatttatgttttagtgagacggaaattgcattttagtgagacggatATGAAGTTATgttatggagggcaaacttggaaatttatattaattgtcgacgataattagtaaattgtcgacgatataTAGCAGGACCCCAAATAAATAGTAGTAACAAATTGGCCCATAACCAATAGCAATAACATTTATCAAT
Protein-coding sequences here:
- the LOC141620139 gene encoding uncharacterized protein LOC141620139, with translation MNENDFNNEASNEVNNDGDSIDYSDHFTTTRFFASSMEAFNWAYEIGLRLGFGIKRASNKRVGRNTNLRQDYFVCRMGGRGSVNKDADSLVRGNTVTAWCKCKFSMKVVELQENKWKLVTRSGFHNHALTLYCDGESYFAKFDEEELAYIDALVRAHVRPAIISAGLHQRNPEKSRPNRQQIYNRS